Genomic DNA from Acidisoma sp. PAMC 29798:
GTGGCGTAGATGTCATGCCGCAGCGCCACTTCCCGCACCGTGCGCTTGAACAAGAACACCTGATCCGCGCGCGTCAGCGGTTCGCCATGCAGAAAGTTGATCTCGACCTGCCCGGCGCCTTCCTCATGAATGAGGGTGTCGAGGTCGAGTTCCTGCACTTCGCAGAAATCGTACATTTCCTCGAACAGAGGATCGAATTCGTTCACGGCATCGACGGAATAGGACTGGCGGCCGGTTTCCTGCCGGCCGGAGCGGCCGATAGGCGGTGTCAGCGGATAGTCGGGATCGGTATTGCGACCGACGAGATAGAATTCCAACTCCGGCGCCAGGATCGGCTCCCACCCTTTGTCGGCATAGAGGGCGAGCACGCGTTGCAACACCTGGCGCGGCGCCATCGGCACCGGATCGCCATTCTTGTAGTGGCAGTCATGGATGATCTGCGCCGTCGGCTCCCGCGCCCAAGGGACGAGGCGCACCGTGCTGGCATCGGCTTTCAGGGTGATGTCGATGATGGCCGGGTCGGTTAGCCGATCTTCCTCGTCGGGCGGATATTCCCCGGTGACGGATTGGATGAAGATCGCCTCGGGAAGGCGCAGCGCACCGCCATCGAGGAATTTTTGCGCCGGCGTAATTTTTCCACGGGGAATGCCGGTGATGTCCGGCACCAGACATTCCACTTCCGTGACGTGATGTTCAGCAAACCATTCGCGTAAGTCGATCATTTTTTTCGCTCTCTTGCGTTAGCCATGAGTTTTCGGTGGCTTACGCCACCGGCCAAATGCAGCAAGGAAGCGCCGCTAGGGAGGGCCGGACAGCGACAGACGATCGCAAAACGGCGTGGAAACGGAGGGCGAAGGCCGTTCGGGGCGAGACAATGTTGATCTCCTCAGTCCACCCAGAGTCGCACATAGGGCCGACCGGCATCAAGCGTGAACAGTGGGCAGAGGGTTCCCAAGCCGCGCCGCCCGCTGCATATGCGAAGGTACGACGACGGGACGCAAAGGCGGAGAGCGGCATGAGCGATCATAACGGCGAAGACCGGCACATCCTGTCCAACGGGCAGATCACGGCGGCCATTCTGGCCCAGGGCGCAGAACTCGTGTCCTTGCAGGATGCCGGTGGTCATGAATTCCTGTGGCAGGCCGGCCCTGCATGGCCCCGCCATTCACCGGTGCTGTTCCCCATCGTGGGCCGCCTGGAGAACGACGGCTATCGCCATGCCGGGCAAGACTACCGTCTGACGCAGCACGGCTTCGCACGCGATCGCCGCTTCACCTGGCTGCTGCGGGAACAGACCGTCTGCGTGCTGCGGCTGGAGGACGATCCCGAAAGCCACATAATCTATCCCTATCCGTTCAAGCTGGAGATCACCTATCGGCTGGAGGGCGATGCCCTCACGGTCTGCTACGCCCTCGCCAATTCCGGGGAAACCGTGCTGCCGGCCGCGCTGGGCGCCCACCCCGCCTTCATCTGGCCGATCCTGCCGGGGATCGCGAAGGAGGCGCATGAGCTTCGCTTCGCACGCGACGAAACCCTGCCCATCCATGGGGTTGCGGGCGGGTTGCTGACGACGGCGATGAAACCCTCCCCAGTTCATGACCACGTTCTGGCCCTGGAGCCTGACCTGTTCGCGGAGGACGCGCTAGTCTTCACCCAGCCCGCCAGCCGCTCGGTGCGCTTTTCGGCGCGTGGCACGCCGGTGATCGCAGTGTCCTGGGAAGGATTTGAGCAACTCGGCGTTTGGTCCAAGCCGAGCGGCGGGGATTTCCTCTGCATCGAGCCGTGGCACGGCTATGCGAGCCCCGAGGGTTTCACAGGCGACCTGACCGACAAGCCGGGCATGATGCTGCTGCCGCCCGGCACGCGACGTGACCTGTCCTGGACCGTGCGGTTGCTGCCGGCCGAGGGCTGACGTCAGTCGGCCGCTTGCGCGCGCTGATCGGGGTCGATGGCTGTTCCGCCGCGACTATATTGGCGGGGTGAACAGCCCATGATCCTTTTGAACGCGGTGCTGAAGGCACTTTCGGACTCGTAGCCGAGCGATAGGGCAATGACCGACACGGGGTCGTTGGACGTCGCCAGCCTGTCTCCCGCCAAAGCCATGCGCCAGCGCGACAGATACTCCATGGGGGACGACCCCACCGTTGCCTTGAACTTCAGCGCGAAGGTTGATCGGGACATGCCGACCTGGTCTGCCAGCGCCTGCACGGTCCAGGCCTGCGCCGGATCGCGGTGCATGGCGTTGATCGCGGCACTCATTTGCTTATCCGCAAGGGCGAAGAGCCAACCGACGCCGCCGCGCATCCCCTCCGCCAAATGGAGCCGCAGGGCCTGCACCAGCATCATATGGGCGAGGTGTTGGGCGAGCAGGAAGCCGCCGGGCTGCTGCTGCTGCAATTCCTCCCGCATGCGCTCCATGGACCAGCGCAGCGCCGCCCGATCCGCTTCCTTCTGGATATGCACGATGGGCGGCAGCGCCCCCAGCAAGATGCTCGCGTGATTGCCATCAAGGGTGAAGAAGCTGCCGGTGAGAAAGAAATCCCCACCGCCATTGTGGATGGCGACGTTCCCCTTTCGTGGTCCGGCGAAAATCGCCTCGGCCGAAATGGGTGGGAGTGTCAGATCACTGGCAAGCCGGAAGGGTCGGCCCCCCGGCAGCAGGAAGCAGTCCCCGGCGGTGAGCCGCACCGGATCCGCGACACCCTCGACCGCAAGCCAGCATCGGCCGGACACCAACGCGTAGCATTTGATGCCCTCATGGCGGTGGAATTGGACCGACCACGCGCCGCCGAAGTTCAGGCCTCCGGCGGCGTAGGACCGCGGCTTCAGCAGTGACAGCACGTCAGAAAGGGGATCCATGCACGCTCCGGACGATCACGAAGATAATGCGGATTTTACAGCATAGATCGTGTTTGTTCAATTCCTTAG
This window encodes:
- a CDS encoding glutamine synthetase family protein; its protein translation is MIDLREWFAEHHVTEVECLVPDITGIPRGKITPAQKFLDGGALRLPEAIFIQSVTGEYPPDEEDRLTDPAIIDITLKADASTVRLVPWAREPTAQIIHDCHYKNGDPVPMAPRQVLQRVLALYADKGWEPILAPELEFYLVGRNTDPDYPLTPPIGRSGRQETGRQSYSVDAVNEFDPLFEEMYDFCEVQELDLDTLIHEEGAGQVEINFLHGEPLTRADQVFLFKRTVREVALRHDIYATFMAKPMSREPGSAMHVHQSIIDPVTKQNLFAGEDGKASKLFRNYLGGLQKYTPAVMPILAPNVNSYRRLSRHSNAPINLEWGYDNRTCGLRVPYGAPSAMRVENRVPGADANPYLAFAATLACGYMGMIEELEPTKPFEGSAYSMPYALPREISHALDIMEQCKPMHDLLGSKMIEVIVAVKKLEYETYLHVISSWEREHLLLNV
- a CDS encoding aldose 1-epimerase family protein, which encodes MSDHNGEDRHILSNGQITAAILAQGAELVSLQDAGGHEFLWQAGPAWPRHSPVLFPIVGRLENDGYRHAGQDYRLTQHGFARDRRFTWLLREQTVCVLRLEDDPESHIIYPYPFKLEITYRLEGDALTVCYALANSGETVLPAALGAHPAFIWPILPGIAKEAHELRFARDETLPIHGVAGGLLTTAMKPSPVHDHVLALEPDLFAEDALVFTQPASRSVRFSARGTPVIAVSWEGFEQLGVWSKPSGGDFLCIEPWHGYASPEGFTGDLTDKPGMMLLPPGTRRDLSWTVRLLPAEG
- a CDS encoding AraC family transcriptional regulator, which gives rise to MDPLSDVLSLLKPRSYAAGGLNFGGAWSVQFHRHEGIKCYALVSGRCWLAVEGVADPVRLTAGDCFLLPGGRPFRLASDLTLPPISAEAIFAGPRKGNVAIHNGGGDFFLTGSFFTLDGNHASILLGALPPIVHIQKEADRAALRWSMERMREELQQQQPGGFLLAQHLAHMMLVQALRLHLAEGMRGGVGWLFALADKQMSAAINAMHRDPAQAWTVQALADQVGMSRSTFALKFKATVGSSPMEYLSRWRMALAGDRLATSNDPVSVIALSLGYESESAFSTAFKRIMGCSPRQYSRGGTAIDPDQRAQAAD